One Helianthus annuus cultivar XRQ/B chromosome 12, HanXRQr2.0-SUNRISE, whole genome shotgun sequence genomic region harbors:
- the LOC110896040 gene encoding ADP-ribosylation factor 2, which produces MGLTFTKLFSRLFAKKEMRILMVGLDAAGKTTILYKLKLGEIVTTIPTIGFNVETVEYKNISFTVWDVGGQDKIRPLWRHYFQNTQGLIFVVDSNDRDRVVEARDELHRMLNEDELRDAVLLVFANKQDLPNAMNAAEITDKLGLHSLRQRHWYIQSTCATSGEGLYEGLDWLSNNIANKA; this is translated from the exons ATGGGGCTTACATTCACCAAACTCTTCAGCCGGCTTTTCGCCAAGAAAGAAATGCGTATATTGATGGTGGGTCTCGATGCTGCTGGTAAGACAACCATTTTGTACAAGCTCAAGCTCGGGGAGATTGTTACCACCATTCCTACCATCG GCTTTAATGTGGAGACAGTTGAATACAAAAACATCAGCTTCACTGTGTGGGATGTGGGGGGTCAGGACAAG ATCCGTCCCCTTTGGAGGCACTACTTCCAGAACACACAAGGTCTTATCTTTGTTGTCGATAGCAATGATAGGGATAGAGTTGTTGAGGCAAGAGATGAGTTGCACAGGATGTTGAATGAG GATGAGCTTAGGGATGCAGTTCTTCTTGTGTTTGCCAACAAACAAGATCTGCCCAATGCAATGAATGCTGCTGAAATCACCGATAAGCTTGGCCTTCACTCTCTTCGACAACGTCACTG GTACATCCAAAGCACCTGTGCCACCTCTGGGGAAGGACTTTACGAGGGTTTGGACTGGCTCTCCAACAACATTGCTAACAAG GCATGA
- the LOC110896039 gene encoding uncharacterized protein LOC110896039, protein MFTTDLRPMGEKEANNSRKNVQMQKMNRRPRINLPALRGFLLQFPGKVQRHLKSRFKRPTETEGSNREMFKLKDAKFSLEKQMQAWRKNPVWDDDQPTSIEVVVPKGSLCQLNVKTNVGLPPDAIYNIVTDPDNRRVFKNIQAVLSRKVLLDEGSRQIVDLEQAAIWRFLWWSGTISVHVLVDQNRDDYSMKFKQVTPGFMKRFEGSWKVEPILLDEKLCHPFKPKTLSEYMSCTQCNGRIASKVTLQQLVEPAIVPPPPISWYLRGITSKTVEMLINDLVEEAARIKGVSASATDVITTNPNLDQVSSNEIQTLDIKERWALRRRNSRRNL, encoded by the exons ATGTTCACGACTGATTTAAGACCGATGGGTGAAAAAGAAGCCAATAATTCAAGGAAAAATGTTCAAATGCAAAAGATGAACAGACGTCCACGCATTAATCTTCCAGCACTTCGAGGCTTCTTATTACAGTTTCCTGGAAAAGTTCAAAGGCATTTGAAG TCAAGGTTCAAGAGACCAACGGAAACAGAGGGATCGAACAGGGAGATGTTCAAACTCAAGGATGCGAAATTCAGTTTAGAGAAGCAAATGCAAGCGTGGAGGAAAAATCCCGTGTGGGATGATGATCAACCCACTTCGATTGAG GTTGTTGTACCCAAAGGATCTTTATGCCAACTAAATGTGAAAACGAATGTGGGTTTGCCCCCAGATGCAATATACAACATTGTAACCGACCCCGACAATAGAAGGGTCTTCAAGAATATTCAG GCTGTACTATCCAGAAAGGTTTTGCTCGATGAAGGTTCAAGACAGATTGTGGACCTGGAGCAAGCTGCTATATGGAGGTTTCTATGGTGGTCAGGAACCATTTCTGTTCATGTTCTTGTAGATCAGAACCGAGACGATTACTCT ATGAAATTTAAGCAAGTTACACCAGGATTTATGAAAAGGTTTGAAGGTAGTTGGAAAGTAGAACCAATACTACTTGATGAAAAACTATGTCATCCGTTCAAGCCAAAAACGTTATCCGAATACATGTCATGCACTCAATGCAACGGTAGGATTGCATCAAAAGTGACACTTCAGCAACTTGTGGAGCCCGCTATCGTTCCTCCTCCACCTATCTCATGGTATCTTAGAGGAATCACCTCAAAAACGGTAGAAATGCTCATAAACGATTTAGTAGAAGAAGCTGCTCGAATCAAAGGTGTTTCGGCTTCTGCCACAGATGTTATCACCACAAACCCGAATCTTGATCAGGTTTCGTCTAATGAAATTCAAACACTTGATATTAAAGAAAGATGGGCGTTGAGACGACGAAATTCACGCAGAAATTTGTAA